The following are from one region of the Hymenobacter radiodurans genome:
- the pseI gene encoding pseudaminic acid synthase — translation MHIGSRPIGPDQPPFVIAELSGNHNQSLERAFAIIDAVAAAGAHAIKLQTYTADTMTLPGAYRIDDPNSLWFGRELHELYQEAYTPWEWHQPLFERAKSLGMLAFSSPFDETAVDFLESLDVPAYKIASFENTDWPLLRRVAATGKPVIMSTGASTLAEVAEAVDVLRQAGCQELVLLKCTSTYPATPQNTNLRTIPHLTQLFPECPIGLSDHTMGVGAAVAAVALGACVIEKHVTLRRADGGVDSAFSLEPEEVAALVTETERAWQALGQIQYGVQRAEEKSRLYKRSLYVAQDIRAGDLFTKENLRVVRPGDGLAPRYYEPLLGKPARQNLRAGTPLTWEAL, via the coding sequence ATGCATATCGGCTCCCGCCCTATCGGCCCCGACCAACCGCCTTTTGTTATTGCTGAGCTTAGTGGCAACCATAACCAGTCGTTGGAGCGTGCCTTTGCCATTATTGATGCAGTAGCAGCGGCCGGCGCACATGCCATCAAGCTCCAAACCTATACTGCCGATACCATGACGCTGCCCGGCGCCTACCGCATCGACGACCCGAACTCGTTGTGGTTTGGCCGGGAGTTGCACGAGTTGTATCAGGAAGCTTACACACCCTGGGAATGGCACCAGCCATTATTTGAGCGCGCGAAATCGCTGGGGATGCTAGCCTTTAGCTCGCCCTTCGACGAAACAGCCGTCGATTTTCTGGAATCGCTCGACGTGCCCGCCTACAAGATTGCATCCTTCGAAAATACGGATTGGCCCCTGCTGCGGCGCGTAGCCGCCACCGGCAAGCCCGTCATTATGAGCACTGGTGCCAGCACTTTAGCCGAAGTAGCGGAGGCGGTGGATGTACTCCGCCAAGCCGGTTGTCAGGAGTTGGTCTTACTAAAATGCACCAGCACTTACCCCGCCACGCCCCAAAACACCAATCTGCGCACCATCCCGCATCTGACCCAGCTTTTCCCAGAATGCCCCATAGGCCTCTCCGATCATACCATGGGCGTGGGTGCTGCAGTAGCGGCCGTGGCGCTGGGTGCCTGCGTTATTGAGAAGCACGTAACCCTCCGCCGCGCCGACGGTGGTGTCGATTCGGCTTTTTCTCTGGAACCCGAGGAGGTAGCTGCTTTGGTCACCGAAACGGAGCGGGCTTGGCAGGCATTGGGCCAGATTCAGTATGGAGTGCAGCGGGCCGAGGAGAAAAGTCGTCTGTACAAACGCTCCTTATATGTGGCTCAGGATATACGAGCGGGAGACCTATTTACGAAAGAAAACCTGCGGGTAGTACGCCCCGGCGACGGCCTGGCGCCGCGCTACTATGAGCCCTTGCTGGGTAAGCCGGCCCGCCAGAACTTGCGAGCAGGCACACCGCTCACCTGGGAAGCACTGTAA
- a CDS encoding glycosyltransferase family protein, translated as MSYLAQLVARTRDILQLRFTDLFAQLPPTMLGGISPPNPVKRLIKVLGYAGVRLVGNALKPVHNAENLRGAIWLYVVSQNNYEALEFIRTGLPNSVFVAGQSKQIGRYNSHVNRLSLRRKLLYYWQFPLVLTGLWRTEGSRALRFFDLIFNAIGYYEVYVRALRHYKPKAIIFANDHNDDARALLLAARTCRIPTAYVQHASVSTYFPPLSFDLSLLEGQDALDKYRQCGPVQGRVELVGMPKADAFLRQRNTAPVVQRVGIAVNLLDDTEAIRATVAALLQAFPRITFTFRPHPGDTRDFGFLREYPQLLFSNARQQNVFEFLQQQDALIAADTSTHLEATLLNLASIYYRLGTHTVADDYYGYVANGLVERAATLPELGELLRRYEQHKPANLYQRAAYYNSTLGTPHEGHSKNIALDKLLDWIAKPYF; from the coding sequence ATGTCGTATCTGGCTCAGCTCGTTGCCCGCACCCGCGACATTTTGCAACTGCGCTTCACCGATTTGTTTGCCCAATTGCCTCCCACAATGTTGGGGGGCATTTCGCCACCCAATCCGGTAAAGCGACTCATAAAAGTGTTGGGTTACGCGGGTGTTCGGCTGGTGGGAAACGCTCTGAAGCCCGTGCACAATGCCGAGAATCTGCGGGGGGCAATTTGGCTGTATGTCGTAAGTCAGAACAACTACGAAGCCCTAGAATTTATTCGCACAGGCTTACCAAACAGCGTATTTGTTGCTGGTCAGAGCAAACAAATCGGGCGGTATAATAGCCACGTAAACCGGCTTTCTCTCCGCCGCAAACTGCTATATTACTGGCAATTCCCATTGGTACTAACCGGGCTTTGGCGCACAGAAGGAAGCCGGGCGCTACGCTTTTTCGATTTGATTTTTAACGCCATCGGCTACTATGAAGTGTATGTGCGGGCGTTGCGTCATTACAAACCCAAAGCCATCATCTTCGCCAATGACCACAACGACGACGCCCGCGCACTACTACTCGCCGCTCGCACCTGCCGGATACCCACTGCTTATGTACAACACGCCAGCGTAAGCACCTACTTTCCACCGCTGAGCTTCGATCTAAGCCTTCTGGAAGGTCAGGATGCCTTGGATAAATACCGGCAATGCGGCCCAGTTCAGGGCCGCGTAGAGCTAGTAGGTATGCCCAAAGCTGATGCTTTTCTACGTCAGCGCAATACGGCTCCGGTAGTGCAACGCGTGGGTATTGCCGTCAATTTGCTGGATGACACGGAAGCAATACGAGCAACCGTAGCTGCTTTACTCCAAGCGTTTCCTAGAATCACATTCACCTTCCGCCCTCATCCCGGCGACACCCGTGATTTCGGTTTTTTACGGGAGTACCCGCAGCTGCTTTTTTCAAATGCGCGCCAGCAAAACGTGTTTGAATTTTTGCAGCAGCAAGACGCTCTTATCGCCGCCGACACTTCAACGCATTTAGAGGCTACACTCCTCAATTTGGCGAGTATATACTATCGCTTAGGCACCCACACTGTTGCCGATGACTACTATGGATATGTGGCGAATGGTCTGGTAGAAAGAGCGGCTACTCTACCGGAATTGGGTGAATTGTTGCGGCGCTATGAACAGCACAAGCCTGCTAACCTTTACCAACGGGCTGCTTACTATAATTCAACTTTGGGCACTCCCCATGAAGGCCACAGTAAAAATATTGCTTTAGATAAATTATTAGACTGGATAGCTAAACCGTACTTTTAG
- the pseG gene encoding UDP-2,4-diacetamido-2,4,6-trideoxy-beta-L-altropyranose hydrolase, with the protein MTTSPTFPRLVLRADGNPRIGLGHVMRLLALADILRDQFGCVFVIQEPDHVLLSQLQESCSEVVEMPPQPAGGEPAWLAHHILRPTDILVLDGYGFEFSYQEAVRPYVAKLVCLDDLHAFPFAADVVLNPAGGISEANYDLRRPRARLLSGPKYAPLRAAFRSNSASRPVASPSSVLVCLGGADPTHQTQRVAATLLTLPVVEQVQIVVGSAYTGWESLSQWAEHEAKVTLHRNLPPDALAELMQSCGAAVCSPSTISYEYCAAGGGLLFLLPTAANQHDLHEFLRSAGMALLYPSAANVLTSPEVLRIAEQLRAAQNQYFDGHAPARLRQAFNALCLPDAPFNLRLVTAADSDLLLAWTNEPTVRQASFNPQPVPAEFHERWLNARLTDPYALLLLAEEESTGAPIGLIRFSIAHDEATLSYLLDPRYRGRGWAAPLLALGTAHLAQSYPQVRRIVGHVQRRNQASLRAFERAGYTLLPTPLSGEPDSVTFVWLL; encoded by the coding sequence ATGACCACCAGTCCCACCTTTCCCCGCCTCGTGCTTCGTGCCGATGGAAATCCGCGTATAGGGCTGGGCCATGTGATGCGCCTGTTGGCTTTGGCCGATATCTTGCGCGACCAGTTCGGGTGCGTATTCGTTATTCAGGAGCCTGACCATGTGCTTCTCAGCCAGCTTCAAGAGTCCTGTTCGGAAGTCGTAGAAATGCCGCCGCAGCCAGCGGGCGGTGAGCCGGCGTGGCTGGCACACCACATATTGCGCCCCACCGACATCCTTGTACTCGATGGCTACGGATTTGAATTCAGCTACCAGGAGGCCGTGCGCCCTTACGTAGCTAAGCTGGTTTGCCTGGATGATTTGCACGCCTTCCCCTTTGCCGCCGACGTGGTGCTGAACCCTGCGGGGGGCATTTCTGAAGCCAATTACGACTTGCGGCGCCCACGGGCCCGACTGCTGAGCGGCCCAAAATATGCGCCGTTGCGGGCTGCATTCCGCTCCAATTCCGCTTCCCGTCCAGTTGCTTCGCCCTCATCGGTGCTGGTTTGTCTGGGCGGGGCCGACCCTACCCACCAGACGCAGCGCGTGGCGGCCACCCTGCTCACGCTACCTGTCGTTGAGCAGGTGCAGATCGTAGTAGGCAGTGCTTATACCGGTTGGGAATCGTTGAGTCAGTGGGCGGAACACGAAGCCAAAGTTACGCTGCACCGAAATTTGCCCCCCGACGCTTTAGCTGAGCTTATGCAAAGTTGTGGGGCAGCGGTGTGTTCACCCAGCACTATCAGCTACGAGTATTGCGCGGCTGGTGGCGGCTTGCTTTTCCTGTTGCCTACCGCCGCTAATCAGCATGATCTACACGAATTTTTGCGGTCGGCAGGCATGGCCCTACTGTACCCCAGCGCCGCCAATGTACTGACTTCCCCAGAGGTGCTGCGCATTGCAGAGCAGCTACGAGCAGCTCAGAATCAGTATTTCGACGGCCACGCCCCAGCGCGTTTACGGCAGGCATTCAATGCCTTATGCCTACCCGATGCACCTTTTAATCTACGCCTAGTCACCGCTGCCGACTCTGATCTACTGCTGGCTTGGACAAACGAGCCAACCGTTCGGCAGGCCTCTTTCAACCCACAGCCTGTTCCCGCTGAGTTTCACGAGCGGTGGCTAAATGCCCGTCTTACTGATCCCTATGCCCTGCTGCTTTTGGCCGAAGAGGAGTCCACGGGCGCGCCCATTGGGCTCATTCGCTTTAGTATTGCGCACGATGAAGCCACTTTGAGTTACCTGCTCGACCCTAGGTATCGGGGGCGTGGCTGGGCGGCCCCGCTGCTGGCGCTGGGCACAGCGCATCTGGCTCAAAGTTATCCGCAGGTACGACGAATAGTGGGGCATGTGCAGCGCCGAAACCAAGCTTCATTGCGCGCATTTGAGCGCGCTGGCTACACGCTGCTACCCACCCCATTATCCGGCGAGCCCGATTCGGTTACCTTTGTGTGGCTTCTTTAG
- a CDS encoding cytidylyltransferase domain-containing protein: MSSTRLPGKALLALPLHIPETTVLHHVIHRARQASAVHQVIVATSTQPSDDLLAKLATEAGTTVFRGDEQDVLSRFYQAAELHKVDVVIRLTGDNPAIDPAYIDVAIAHHFAEQADYTLTTGLPLGTNLEVISTPALGRAHEQATRPEEREHVTPYLRRNPGGLFRIQTVPFVLPGLVQNLRLTLDYPSDYALLHLLFSHLPTNFGLSEVEELVVKYPWLTQINHENEQLKP, from the coding sequence ATGAGCTCAACCCGGCTGCCGGGTAAAGCGTTGCTCGCATTGCCTCTCCATATTCCTGAAACAACGGTTTTGCACCATGTTATTCATCGTGCGCGGCAAGCATCCGCAGTTCATCAGGTCATTGTAGCTACTTCTACCCAACCTTCTGACGATTTGCTAGCAAAGCTGGCGACGGAGGCAGGTACTACCGTTTTTCGTGGTGATGAGCAGGATGTGCTTAGCCGTTTTTACCAAGCTGCGGAGCTACACAAAGTAGACGTAGTGATACGCCTTACCGGTGATAATCCAGCAATTGATCCTGCCTACATAGATGTAGCAATAGCCCACCATTTTGCAGAACAGGCTGATTACACGTTGACTACGGGCTTGCCGCTAGGAACAAACTTGGAAGTTATTAGCACACCAGCTTTAGGGCGCGCGCATGAGCAAGCTACACGGCCAGAAGAGCGCGAACATGTGACACCTTATTTGCGTCGCAACCCTGGGGGGCTTTTTCGTATCCAAACGGTGCCATTCGTTTTACCCGGCTTAGTTCAAAACCTGCGTCTGACCTTGGATTACCCCAGCGATTATGCATTGCTGCATCTACTCTTTTCGCATCTGCCTACCAACTTCGGTTTAAGTGAAGTGGAGGAATTAGTAGTAAAATATCCATGGCTTACGCAGATAAATCACGAAAACGAGCAGCTAAAACCATGA
- a CDS encoding SDR family oxidoreductase, which translates to MATPLTTKKSLFSLEDKVVLITGGYGHLGRAIVAGLLDQGATVVVLGREEASFNAAFAELEDNSKAHFIPCDVASTHSVKAAFRHSSATVGLPSVLINNAFYSRGNQPESLTDEEFAFGLDGSLGSTYRCIQAIIPFFRESGAGKIINVASMYGIVAPDFGAYTSTPQFTNPPHYGAAKAGVIQLTRYFASYLGKENIQVNCVTPGAFPSQPVQAHEAFVAELTQRIPLGRIGQPEDLQGAFVFLSSQASNFVTGHNLVVDGGWTIR; encoded by the coding sequence ATGGCCACCCCGCTAACAACCAAAAAATCGCTGTTTTCCCTTGAGGATAAAGTCGTTCTTATAACAGGTGGCTATGGGCACTTGGGACGCGCGATTGTGGCAGGACTGCTAGATCAGGGTGCGACAGTAGTTGTTTTAGGCCGTGAAGAGGCTTCCTTTAATGCAGCATTCGCAGAGCTTGAGGATAACTCAAAAGCCCACTTTATTCCATGTGATGTAGCTTCAACACATTCTGTAAAGGCGGCTTTCAGGCATAGCAGTGCTACTGTCGGACTACCGTCAGTACTCATCAATAACGCATTTTACAGCCGTGGCAATCAGCCTGAAAGTTTGACTGATGAAGAATTTGCTTTTGGATTAGATGGCTCGCTAGGTAGCACCTACCGCTGCATTCAAGCTATTATTCCTTTTTTTCGTGAGAGTGGGGCTGGCAAAATCATCAATGTGGCCTCCATGTACGGCATAGTTGCTCCAGATTTTGGTGCCTATACAAGTACCCCGCAATTCACAAATCCTCCTCACTATGGCGCTGCCAAAGCAGGGGTAATCCAACTCACGCGGTATTTTGCCTCGTATTTGGGTAAAGAAAATATTCAAGTTAACTGTGTAACGCCGGGTGCCTTTCCAAGCCAGCCGGTACAAGCACATGAAGCGTTTGTAGCGGAGTTGACACAGCGTATTCCTTTAGGCCGAATTGGTCAACCGGAGGACCTTCAAGGGGCTTTTGTATTTCTAAGTTCTCAGGCTTCTAATTTCGTTACCGGACACAATCTGGTAGTAGACGGCGGATGGACGATACGCTAG